The proteins below come from a single Oerskovia jenensis genomic window:
- a CDS encoding gluconokinase yields the protein MDTDVTPTPRPGDLDPQVHLVIMGVAGSGKTTVATLLAERTHRPYAEADEFHPQANIAKMSAGTPLTDEDRWPWLRAMRDWLDQQAAEGDSAVVTCSALKRTYRDLLRTAHGRVRFVHLTGSPELLEERMTHRSGHFMPASLLPSQLATLEPLADDEDGITLDVGTPPEELVEQILASSAQPHPTIPRSPRHLAGDPRTDTDTEER from the coding sequence ATGGACACAGACGTCACACCCACCCCGCGCCCGGGGGACCTCGATCCGCAGGTCCACCTCGTCATCATGGGCGTCGCGGGCTCGGGCAAGACCACGGTCGCGACCCTGCTCGCCGAGCGCACGCACCGCCCCTACGCCGAGGCCGACGAGTTCCACCCGCAGGCCAACATCGCCAAGATGAGCGCGGGCACCCCGCTCACGGACGAGGACCGCTGGCCCTGGCTCCGCGCCATGCGCGACTGGCTCGACCAGCAGGCCGCCGAGGGCGACTCCGCGGTCGTGACCTGCTCGGCGCTCAAGCGCACCTACCGCGACCTGCTCCGCACGGCCCACGGCCGCGTGCGGTTCGTGCACCTCACCGGGAGCCCCGAGCTCCTCGAGGAGCGCATGACCCACCGCAGCGGGCACTTCATGCCCGCGTCCCTGCTGCCGTCCCAGCTCGCGACGCTCGAACCCCTCGCGGACGACGAGGACGGGATCACGCTCGACGTCGGCACCCCGCCCGAGGAACTCGTCGAGCAGATCCTCGCGAGCAGCGCCCAGCCCCACCCCACGATCCCCCGCTCGCCCCGCCACCTGGCGGGCGACCCCCGCACCGACACCGACACCGAGGAGCGATGA
- a CDS encoding FadR/GntR family transcriptional regulator produces MSATVLHSSVTDVLGQRITAGHLPAGSTLTLDGIGTEFGVSRTVTRETMRQLEALGLVRSGRRIGLVVLPEQDWNVYDPRIIRWRLAGPGRDAQLRSLTELRCAVEPLAAAGAARHATPEARTELVELAARMRELGEAGRLEEFLVLDVRLHALLLTSCGNEMFAALHEVVSEVLAGRTHLGLMPQAPVAEALDEHEAVARAVAAGDPVEAERAMAALVGEVRAALRA; encoded by the coding sequence ATGTCCGCGACGGTGCTCCACAGCTCGGTGACCGACGTCCTCGGCCAGCGCATCACCGCAGGTCACCTCCCTGCGGGAAGCACGCTGACCCTCGACGGGATCGGGACCGAGTTCGGCGTCTCGCGCACCGTGACCCGCGAGACCATGCGTCAGCTCGAAGCCCTCGGCCTCGTGCGCTCGGGCCGGCGCATCGGCCTCGTCGTCCTCCCCGAGCAGGACTGGAACGTCTACGACCCACGCATCATCCGTTGGCGCCTCGCCGGACCCGGCCGTGACGCCCAGCTCAGGTCGCTCACGGAGCTGCGCTGCGCCGTCGAACCCCTCGCCGCCGCCGGGGCCGCGCGCCACGCGACCCCCGAGGCCCGCACCGAGCTCGTCGAGCTCGCCGCACGCATGCGAGAGCTCGGCGAGGCCGGGCGGCTCGAGGAGTTCCTCGTGCTCGACGTCCGCCTGCACGCCCTGCTCCTGACGTCGTGCGGCAACGAGATGTTCGCCGCGCTGCACGAGGTCGTCAGCGAGGTCCTCGCGGGCCGCACGCACCTGGGCCTCATGCCCCAGGCCCCGGTCGCCGAGGCCCTCGACGAGCACGAGGCCGTCGCCCGCGCCGTCGCGGCGGGCGACCCCGTCGAGGCCGAGCGCGCCATGGCCGCCCTCGTCGGAGAGGTCCGGGCCGCGCTCAGGGCGTGA
- a CDS encoding MFS transporter has product MPRLDGILADTTPLRVSPPFRRLWWGLGISNLGSQLTVVAVGLQVYALTGSTLAVGVLGIFALVPLVALGLYGGALVDAYDRRKVALLASWALWIVTGLLALQAWLDVGSVGVLYGLVALQSAAFAINNPARSAIIPRLVEPRLLPAANALQTISWSIALTVGPLLGAFLVALWGYGIAYSIDVVLFAAALWAVWRLPSIPPVLTGDVSEPASTPGHAGSDSSVVTIDDAPRRKVVGISSVIDGLRYLATRPNVRTTFLVDLAAMILAFPRVLLPAVGVLFIGGGETTTGILSAAFAVGAVLAGVFSGALSRVRWQGLVIAWAITAWGLSIAAFGAVLLLVGSTNPPQMLVGGLVAACVALALAGASDAVSAVFRQTILQTATPDDMRGRLQGVFIVVVAGGPRLGEVVLGAQASWFGEAWAAVAGGLACIVVVWLILRAQPRFLKYDALHPEP; this is encoded by the coding sequence GTGCCCCGCCTCGACGGCATCCTTGCCGACACGACCCCGCTCCGCGTCTCCCCGCCGTTCCGCCGGCTGTGGTGGGGGCTCGGGATCTCCAACCTCGGCTCCCAGCTCACGGTCGTGGCCGTGGGCCTCCAGGTGTACGCGCTCACGGGCTCGACGCTCGCGGTCGGCGTGCTCGGGATCTTCGCGCTCGTGCCCCTCGTGGCGCTCGGCCTGTACGGCGGCGCGCTCGTCGACGCCTACGACCGCCGCAAGGTCGCGCTCCTCGCGTCGTGGGCGCTGTGGATCGTCACGGGGTTGCTCGCGCTCCAGGCGTGGCTCGACGTCGGCTCGGTGGGGGTCCTGTACGGGCTCGTCGCGCTCCAGTCCGCGGCGTTCGCGATCAACAACCCCGCACGCTCGGCGATCATCCCGCGACTGGTCGAGCCCCGGCTGCTGCCCGCCGCGAACGCGCTCCAGACCATCTCGTGGAGCATCGCGCTGACCGTCGGACCCCTGCTCGGTGCGTTCCTCGTGGCGCTGTGGGGGTACGGGATCGCGTACTCGATCGACGTGGTGCTGTTCGCGGCCGCGCTGTGGGCCGTGTGGCGGCTGCCGTCGATCCCACCCGTCCTTACCGGTGACGTGTCAGAACCAGCGAGCACTCCAGGTCACGCTGGTTCTGACAGCTCGGTGGTCACGATCGACGACGCACCCCGCCGCAAGGTCGTCGGCATCAGCTCCGTGATCGACGGGCTGCGCTACCTCGCGACCCGGCCCAACGTCCGCACGACCTTCCTGGTCGACCTCGCCGCGATGATCCTCGCCTTCCCGCGCGTGCTGCTGCCCGCCGTCGGCGTCCTGTTCATCGGCGGCGGCGAGACCACGACGGGCATCCTGAGCGCGGCGTTCGCGGTCGGCGCGGTGCTCGCCGGGGTGTTCTCCGGGGCGCTGTCGCGCGTGCGCTGGCAGGGGCTGGTGATCGCGTGGGCCATCACGGCGTGGGGGCTGTCGATCGCGGCGTTCGGTGCCGTGCTGCTCCTGGTCGGCTCGACGAACCCGCCCCAGATGCTCGTGGGCGGGCTCGTCGCGGCGTGCGTCGCGCTCGCCCTCGCGGGGGCCTCCGACGCCGTGAGCGCGGTCTTCCGCCAGACGATCCTGCAGACCGCGACCCCCGACGACATGCGCGGCCGCCTCCAGGGCGTCTTCATCGTGGTCGTCGCGGGCGGCCCGCGGCTGGGCGAGGTCGTGCTCGGTGCGCAGGCGAGCTGGTTCGGCGAGGCGTGGGCCGCGGTCGCGGGCGGCCTGGCCTGCATCGTCGTGGTGTGGCTCATCCTGCGGGCGCAGCCGCGCTTCCTCAAGTACGACGCGCTGCACCCCGAGCCGTAG